A section of the Candidatus Chlorohelix allophototropha genome encodes:
- the cas10d gene encoding type I-D CRISPR-associated protein Cas10d/Csc3 has product MAEVEMFQVEVLKRAIEEEDQQNPALVNKVLSSFITTMVGPMLQRYSLYPAKGTTDDKFAHNADQMMVTHLLNGIFATLNFVREAQKYGSSLERLDDKALRLYILGYTMHDLDKILSQELRTSKKVETIQVLRQVKEELLKLNVGEFLPDFEEWLDLIAWLAVNTQRTWGINMSHTTFASAMSEEQFNSFCPRTDRLPTKVEPMLRDLCTFSDLMAFVVKSPEVALLGGSVGRLQDFLDHYSDFSLVYHKLADVRGFLSNLINNATMGYLKNIYGTDEPPLLPYLFFPNGVVYLNLKRTRPAPVIDRTALNQLVKAEIQEACEEAIGDGAGLGFSPLGLLKYPGYFHDFLTLRKFLQLFAEKAVSDSKENVAESTLSKMKEMQTAGRISASIALDYFPSARITMLGRFLINYLKLIDENLGKGSPLLKAELEKRLIARLSSEVWQEAQQIPSSGGLDYRYYWIAAQYLSTHPLSENELEELFKQLVDELLEIAGEKLEHAEGLQGPYLQYLPDYLDKNLIFGFKSAKAASNSTTGTDFAGELAKYTAAKMPRNSTLPCTICNSAYPTAVQEDASVLFQPWVYKNRLPLYKGSNAGGICCICSLELMLRQILLTDKPGGQGRIRVTGKKYESMEMKYFFIYPGFFFTTQTYRLASTLIQRMQNLKLFAVGKTLRDKETISSSDIFNLEFFNPRVGELRQLDEEQSEEQEKKGSMYLFNRKETHQYPGFIFFAKKNFNNRETGAAATTASWVEAAWLGLALPLVMGARVVVSEMYMPVYSSSADFKETVILDAPHQSVRYLLSDTHLRLDQLFGDRKKVGDVLSGSLAAFSRAIELHLDTEASGGDPKLGRFNRIARDLATDPLYVFSFLQEQVREAKLEAMPGEKAHHYKQIYYQLVKYLDTTTKGGSMPVNATRHEKAVQLYLRFYSPYSPKASGYPSSRAIVRPVDIAARSIIKDTLNLTNEEIMLETRQEIKDWLEIVNSGQATGRAIFSKEIEQHIRDFVEFFFAEVFQGYAEGQRSVLSSRLNRFKNGCEAAFADINRQRRLEREALGQIVEPSSEGDDKELSDIE; this is encoded by the coding sequence ATGGCTGAGGTTGAAATGTTTCAGGTCGAAGTGCTAAAACGAGCCATTGAGGAGGAAGACCAGCAAAACCCTGCGCTGGTTAATAAGGTGTTGTCTTCTTTTATCACCACAATGGTTGGTCCAATGTTACAGCGTTATAGTTTGTACCCCGCCAAAGGCACTACCGATGATAAATTTGCCCATAACGCCGACCAGATGATGGTAACGCATTTGCTCAACGGCATTTTTGCCACTCTTAACTTTGTGCGCGAAGCTCAAAAATATGGTAGTTCGCTAGAGCGCTTGGACGATAAGGCTCTCAGGCTTTATATACTTGGTTATACCATGCACGATTTGGATAAAATATTGAGCCAAGAACTCCGCACCAGTAAGAAGGTAGAAACCATACAGGTCTTGCGACAGGTAAAAGAGGAATTGCTAAAGCTGAATGTGGGGGAGTTTTTGCCGGATTTCGAGGAGTGGCTTGACCTGATTGCTTGGTTGGCGGTCAATACCCAACGCACTTGGGGCATCAATATGAGCCATACCACCTTTGCCAGCGCTATGAGCGAAGAACAATTTAATTCATTCTGCCCTCGTACTGACCGCCTTCCTACCAAAGTTGAGCCGATGCTCCGTGACCTGTGTACTTTTAGTGATTTGATGGCTTTTGTAGTCAAATCGCCGGAAGTGGCTTTGCTGGGCGGGTCTGTCGGCCGATTACAGGATTTCCTTGACCACTACAGCGATTTTAGTCTGGTATATCACAAATTGGCGGACGTGCGTGGTTTTCTAAGCAACCTGATTAATAACGCCACTATGGGTTATCTAAAAAACATATATGGAACAGATGAGCCACCCCTGCTTCCCTATCTCTTTTTCCCTAATGGCGTGGTTTATTTGAATTTAAAACGCACCCGCCCCGCTCCCGTGATTGACCGAACTGCCCTCAACCAATTGGTGAAAGCCGAAATACAGGAAGCGTGCGAAGAAGCTATTGGTGATGGTGCAGGTTTGGGTTTTAGTCCGCTTGGCTTGCTCAAATATCCCGGCTATTTCCATGACTTTTTAACTTTGCGGAAGTTTTTGCAGCTTTTTGCGGAGAAAGCGGTCAGCGATAGCAAAGAGAACGTGGCAGAAAGCACTCTATCGAAGATGAAAGAGATGCAAACCGCCGGACGAATTTCAGCATCTATCGCCCTTGATTATTTTCCTTCGGCGCGGATAACAATGTTAGGGCGGTTTCTAATTAATTATCTAAAACTAATCGATGAAAACTTGGGGAAAGGTAGTCCATTGCTTAAAGCCGAGTTAGAGAAACGTTTGATTGCACGTCTCAGCTCGGAAGTCTGGCAAGAGGCTCAGCAAATCCCTAGTAGCGGCGGGCTGGATTATCGTTATTATTGGATTGCGGCGCAGTACCTCAGTACCCACCCTCTATCAGAAAATGAATTAGAGGAACTGTTTAAGCAATTGGTGGACGAACTGCTGGAAATAGCTGGGGAAAAGCTGGAACATGCGGAGGGGTTACAGGGACCCTATCTCCAATATCTGCCCGATTATCTGGATAAAAACCTGATTTTTGGCTTCAAATCAGCCAAAGCCGCATCCAATAGCACAACTGGTACGGACTTTGCGGGAGAATTGGCTAAATATACAGCCGCAAAAATGCCCCGCAATAGCACACTACCCTGCACTATTTGTAACTCAGCTTATCCCACCGCTGTGCAAGAGGATGCTTCGGTGTTGTTCCAGCCTTGGGTCTATAAAAATCGGCTACCACTTTATAAAGGTTCAAACGCAGGGGGAATCTGTTGTATTTGTTCGCTAGAACTGATGTTGCGCCAGATTCTTCTGACCGATAAACCGGGTGGTCAGGGACGTATCCGCGTGACCGGCAAAAAGTACGAGAGCATGGAAATGAAATATTTCTTTATCTATCCGGGCTTTTTCTTCACAACCCAAACCTATCGGCTGGCTAGTACTCTTATCCAACGTATGCAGAACCTTAAACTTTTTGCGGTCGGCAAAACCTTGCGGGATAAAGAAACGATTAGCTCTAGCGACATTTTTAACCTGGAGTTTTTCAATCCAAGAGTGGGGGAATTACGACAGTTAGATGAGGAGCAAAGCGAGGAGCAGGAAAAAAAGGGCAGTATGTACCTGTTCAATCGCAAGGAAACCCACCAATATCCCGGTTTTATCTTTTTTGCCAAGAAAAATTTTAATAACCGCGAAACGGGGGCAGCTGCCACTACCGCCTCTTGGGTAGAAGCCGCTTGGTTGGGATTGGCTCTGCCGTTGGTAATGGGGGCGCGGGTAGTAGTAAGCGAGATGTATATGCCAGTTTATTCTTCCTCCGCCGATTTCAAGGAAACTGTGATACTGGATGCTCCGCATCAATCTGTGCGTTATCTGTTGTCCGATACACACCTGCGCCTTGACCAGCTATTCGGCGATAGAAAAAAGGTGGGAGATGTTCTAAGTGGTAGTTTGGCTGCTTTCAGTCGGGCTATCGAACTCCACCTTGATACCGAAGCTTCCGGTGGCGACCCCAAGTTAGGACGCTTTAACCGTATCGCCCGCGACCTAGCAACTGACCCGCTTTATGTGTTTTCGTTCCTGCAAGAACAAGTGCGGGAAGCCAAGTTAGAGGCTATGCCCGGTGAGAAAGCCCATCACTATAAGCAAATCTATTACCAGTTAGTGAAATATCTGGATACGACTACGAAAGGAGGCTCTATGCCAGTAAATGCAACCCGTCACGAAAAAGCGGTTCAACTTTATCTCAGATTTTATAGCCCTTATAGCCCCAAAGCTTCCGGCTACCCAAGCTCAAGAGCTATTGTACGACCCGTAGATATTGCCGCCCGCAGCATTATCAAGGATACCTTGAATCTGACCAACGAGGAAATCATGCTGGAAACTCGGCAAGAAATTAAAGACTGGTTGGAAATAGTAAATAGTGGTCAGGCTACAGGACGGGCTATTTTTAGCAAAGAGATTGAACAGCATATTAGAGATTTCGTGGAATTTTTCTTTGCTGAGGTTTTCCAAGGCTATGCTGAAGGGCAAAGGAGTGTTCTTAGCTCTCGGCTTAATCGCTTCAAAAATGGTTGTGAAGCCGCCTTTGCCGATATTAATCGCCAGCGTCGCTTGGAACGTGAGGCTCTAGGGCAAATTGTAGAGCCGTCATCTGAGGGGGACGACAAGGAACTGTCCGACATAGAGTAG
- the cas6 gene encoding CRISPR-associated endoribonuclease Cas6, whose amino-acid sequence MSQAQLFSVLIHLRATAAGQINSFAGYLAHAAFLDLLRQVDPALSQTLHNLNQRKPFTLSSLLDLENGIRQTEGGLKISPSRLYQLRLTSLSPEIFNTFTARFFSLDSSQLKVRVGEMLFQVVRIEGSGDSHWVGRNSFEQLAEAPQARAWTFQFASPTAFSLGEQDWGGRKFNLFPDPGNLFDSLAGGWNDFAPEGFLTIDKSELRQYVEKYLVVSGYHCQTELIQFKQHQQLGFTGQVSYKLMEKQPSPTLLQTLNRLAALALYTGVGYKTTMGMGQVRCMSLTKYYETN is encoded by the coding sequence ATGAGTCAAGCCCAATTGTTTTCGGTGTTAATCCATTTACGGGCAACGGCGGCTGGTCAAATTAATAGTTTTGCAGGTTATTTGGCGCATGCCGCTTTTCTTGATCTGCTCAGACAGGTTGACCCTGCTTTAAGCCAGACTTTGCACAACTTGAACCAACGCAAGCCTTTTACTCTGAGTAGTCTGCTTGACCTTGAAAATGGCATACGACAGACTGAAGGTGGTCTCAAGATTAGCCCATCCCGGCTCTATCAATTGCGTCTCACCAGCCTTTCCCCAGAAATTTTTAACACCTTTACGGCTCGGTTTTTTAGCTTAGATTCCAGCCAACTAAAAGTGCGAGTAGGGGAGATGCTTTTTCAGGTGGTGCGGATTGAGGGAAGTGGGGATAGCCATTGGGTCGGGCGCAACAGCTTTGAGCAACTAGCTGAAGCGCCTCAAGCCCGTGCCTGGACTTTTCAGTTTGCCAGCCCCACCGCTTTTAGTTTGGGGGAACAGGATTGGGGCGGACGCAAGTTTAACCTTTTTCCTGACCCCGGCAATCTTTTTGACAGTCTGGCGGGTGGCTGGAACGATTTTGCGCCAGAGGGCTTTTTGACAATTGATAAAAGCGAGCTTCGTCAGTATGTAGAAAAATATCTGGTGGTTTCGGGCTACCACTGCCAGACCGAGCTAATCCAGTTCAAACAACATCAGCAGCTTGGTTTTACTGGTCAGGTTAGCTACAAATTGATGGAAAAACAACCTTCACCAACTTTATTGCAAACTCTGAACCGATTGGCGGCTTTGGCTCTATATACTGGGGTTGGCTACAAAACCACTATGGGTATGGGGCAAGTCCGTTGCATGAGCCTGACTAAATACTATGAAACAAACTGA
- the cas7d gene encoding type I-D CRISPR-associated protein Cas7/Csc2 produces MFLKTISNPDVFQAAIPQVPMGKYAHFVLLRESNSFPLFQTDQQLNFARVSAGLSDSHLLSRIVIFKRKQTTPERLTGRELLRRYGVTSDVPTAANYCEYNSERFCKVCPDCIYYGFAIGSEGSERSKVLVDSAFSLSDYDESHQSMTFNAPYEHGTMSKDGATRSSFGEQDHVLPQVFFPTVITVRDPTEAEFIYVLNNILRTKRYGAQTTRTGTLENHLVAVVFADGEIFSNLKLTQTLYDTLEEKKGPFVATNLIPKIEAALPNLLQEDRVVSTLVSGEQLTALVDEVGVLVSDEGRLREVLQQAFAESKKYAETFGSKAGDKKGKGKSKSTEA; encoded by the coding sequence ATGTTTCTGAAAACCATTTCCAACCCTGACGTTTTCCAAGCGGCTATTCCCCAAGTACCGATGGGTAAGTATGCCCACTTTGTGTTACTGCGGGAGAGCAATTCATTTCCTCTTTTCCAGACCGACCAGCAACTTAACTTTGCAAGAGTTAGCGCGGGTCTAAGCGATAGCCATTTGTTGAGCCGGATAGTAATTTTCAAACGCAAACAAACTACCCCTGAACGCCTGACCGGACGGGAGTTGTTGCGCCGCTATGGTGTCACCAGTGATGTGCCAACTGCCGCTAATTACTGCGAATATAACAGTGAGCGATTTTGTAAGGTCTGTCCGGATTGCATCTATTACGGATTTGCTATCGGTAGCGAGGGTAGCGAACGTTCCAAAGTGCTGGTGGATTCGGCTTTCTCACTCTCCGATTACGATGAGTCGCATCAGTCAATGACCTTTAACGCCCCTTATGAACATGGCACGATGAGCAAAGATGGTGCAACCCGTAGTAGTTTCGGGGAGCAAGACCATGTGTTACCCCAGGTCTTTTTCCCAACGGTTATTACGGTGCGTGACCCTACCGAAGCCGAGTTTATCTATGTTTTGAACAATATCTTGCGTACTAAACGTTATGGCGCACAGACTACCCGCACCGGCACGCTGGAAAATCATCTAGTGGCGGTAGTATTTGCCGATGGCGAGATTTTCTCCAACCTCAAACTAACCCAGACCCTCTATGACACTCTTGAGGAGAAAAAGGGACCATTTGTAGCGACCAACTTGATACCAAAAATAGAAGCCGCCTTGCCTAACTTGCTGCAAGAAGACCGGGTGGTTAGTACGCTGGTAAGCGGTGAGCAACTGACGGCGCTGGTTGATGAAGTTGGCGTATTGGTCAGTGACGAGGGTCGCCTTAGAGAAGTTTTACAGCAGGCTTTTGCTGAGAGTAAAAAATATGCTGAAACCTTTGGTTCAAAGGCGGGCGACAAAAAGGGTAAGGGCAAAAGCAAGTCCACCGAAGCCTAG
- the cas1d gene encoding type I-D CRISPR-associated endonuclease Cas1d — protein MPTLYLTEDRALVRRDSEDCLLVQIPDRRGEGGVILSPARKERIPLIKVDGVVVMGEVTMTASALHLLLERNIEVNFLSHFGQFKGRLSPPLTKNSLLRLAQHRAHNDLAKRSELARRFVIGKLSNQRTLLQRYNRRQSDPAISQEVDLIATLLRKLATLAIDNPGEGAVLSNGDRAIANSSIETILGLEGAGSAAYFRCFGKLLTDPEQWPFGGRVKRPPTDPINAMLSFGYSLLTNQVASAVQSVGFDQYIGYLHSSVYGRPALALDLMEEFRPLIVDSVVLTLLNNRMLSMTDFTVELDAYRMKNEPRKIFLTKFEERLNEEITHPVFGYKVKYRRCIELQARLVAKFLTGEIPEYVPFTVR, from the coding sequence TTGCCGACTCTTTATCTGACTGAGGATCGTGCCTTGGTGCGTCGGGATAGCGAAGATTGTTTGTTGGTTCAAATTCCTGATAGACGTGGCGAGGGCGGGGTTATTTTGTCGCCAGCCCGCAAGGAGCGCATACCATTAATTAAAGTGGATGGGGTGGTGGTGATGGGGGAAGTGACCATGACCGCTTCGGCTTTACATCTGCTATTGGAGAGAAATATTGAGGTTAATTTCCTTAGTCATTTTGGACAGTTCAAAGGTCGTCTTTCGCCACCGCTTACCAAAAACTCGCTGTTGCGTCTGGCGCAGCACCGTGCTCATAACGATTTAGCCAAACGAAGCGAACTGGCACGCCGTTTTGTCATCGGCAAGCTAAGTAATCAGCGTACTTTGTTGCAGCGATATAATCGTCGCCAGTCTGATCCAGCAATTAGTCAGGAGGTGGATTTAATTGCTACTTTGCTACGGAAGCTGGCAACTCTGGCTATTGATAATCCGGGTGAGGGTGCGGTTTTATCCAATGGCGATAGGGCAATTGCCAATAGTTCGATAGAGACTATTCTGGGACTGGAAGGGGCTGGGAGCGCCGCCTATTTTCGTTGTTTTGGTAAGTTGTTGACCGATCCAGAGCAGTGGCCTTTTGGAGGAAGGGTTAAACGTCCACCTACCGACCCGATTAACGCTATGCTCAGTTTTGGTTATTCGCTACTCACCAATCAAGTAGCGAGCGCGGTTCAGTCGGTGGGTTTTGATCAATATATTGGTTATTTGCATAGCTCGGTTTATGGTCGTCCGGCGTTGGCGTTGGACTTGATGGAGGAATTTCGCCCATTAATTGTGGACTCAGTGGTGTTGACTTTGCTCAACAATCGGATGCTATCTATGACGGATTTTACGGTGGAGTTGGATGCTTATCGAATGAAAAACGAGCCGCGCAAGATATTTTTAACTAAATTTGAGGAGCGGCTGAATGAGGAAATTACACATCCTGTGTTTGGTTATAAGGTTAAATATAGGCGGTGTATCGAATTACAGGCGCGGCTAGTAGCGAAATTTCTAACTGGCGAAATTCCTGAATATGTGCCGTTTACGGTTAGGTAG
- the cas2 gene encoding CRISPR-associated endonuclease Cas2 produces MSNNRSNLTTCYIIAYDIPNDKRRSKVHKILCGFGKWTQYSLFECFLSKKELVLLRSKLAKHLIAEKDSVRFYPLCANCLDKVETVGGALPAEDTLFIL; encoded by the coding sequence ATGTCAAATAATCGTAGCAATTTGACCACCTGTTATATTATTGCGTATGATATTCCTAACGATAAGCGACGTTCTAAAGTCCACAAAATTTTGTGTGGCTTTGGGAAATGGACGCAATATTCGCTATTTGAATGTTTTCTGAGCAAAAAAGAGTTGGTGTTGTTGCGTTCCAAACTTGCCAAACATCTGATTGCAGAGAAGGATAGTGTGCGTTTTTACCCTTTGTGTGCCAATTGCTTAGACAAAGTGGAGACGGTGGGTGGGGCGTTACCTGCCGAAGATACTCTATTTATCTTATAG
- the cas3 gene encoding type I-D CRISPR-associated helicase Cas3' codes for MAEFRIELGSIYSRLATAADLKGLSIERLPLHYQSKLRYHQARVWQAFNDPDLDVIFDTALTGDGKSLAGQLPILTQNKCALLTYPTNDLIKDQERQVARYIQEFGRNLHFDTMYGERITELMEIQEIGKRSSQILKLFSSNDVLLTNPDLFHLLGSYNYPGSDGEKRDYVYAIPPNFDYFIFDEFHIFGAPQVISILNILNYHRAIGTGRKLKYIFLSATPSKLFKKLLDNSGFRWTEIAGDYSAVPAFGYTEKPIVQPISLRLHPLNEKGAFAWAETHLEELVTFYQANPGAKGVFIANSVATAKRLTKFYQAELEQKHGIKVGENTGLTSREERDRVMGQDSAVQLIIATSTIDVGVDFKINLLIFESSNAGTFIQRLGRLGRHEGWQEYRAYALLPDWIVGKFAARFGDIGTSVPRLDFLAAIQGSDKLTTKPDAAADAGAIFQPDQEFKNYASKWGCLQTAAIIVKAQSKLGGFKSTGDDVKNLREQYNRQYGVKEGEDNTKRWVAKYLELWGKPEDTNKKERKILEELTSFRGRSPLACGIYDETDGHFKTYDLFFLLANTEFIPMSESEFRRKAGDDFAKYQSRELKLYVRLKSYLEERESFTLYNSRSFKDKLNQINVFDNFTIQDNRTLALLPDDSVNDRLAELSLVSLVVGDKPKDFKRRKALSPLFPVYTVKDKNGLLRSVVFGMDALLAHSLVFYEKPSDEDSIFIC; via the coding sequence ATGGCAGAGTTTAGGATTGAATTAGGATCAATTTATTCCAGGTTAGCGACTGCGGCTGACTTAAAGGGGCTTTCGATAGAGCGGTTGCCGCTACACTATCAAAGCAAGTTACGCTATCATCAAGCCCGCGTCTGGCAAGCCTTTAACGACCCAGACTTAGATGTAATATTTGATACAGCCTTAACTGGCGATGGCAAGAGTCTGGCGGGACAGCTACCCATATTAACTCAGAATAAATGTGCCTTACTCACCTACCCCACCAACGATCTGATTAAAGATCAAGAGCGGCAAGTTGCGCGCTACATTCAAGAATTCGGGAGAAACCTCCATTTCGACACCATGTATGGGGAGCGTATCACCGAACTGATGGAAATACAGGAAATAGGTAAACGCAGTAGCCAGATTCTAAAACTGTTCAGTAGTAACGATGTATTGTTGACTAACCCAGACCTGTTTCATTTGCTAGGTAGCTACAATTATCCGGGCAGCGATGGGGAAAAACGAGATTATGTTTATGCTATTCCCCCAAATTTCGACTATTTTATCTTTGATGAATTTCATATTTTTGGCGCACCACAAGTAATTTCAATTTTGAACATTTTGAACTACCACCGAGCGATTGGTACAGGTCGAAAGCTGAAATATATCTTTCTATCGGCTACGCCCAGCAAATTATTCAAAAAATTGCTGGACAATAGCGGCTTTCGCTGGACAGAAATTGCGGGTGATTATTCAGCTGTACCAGCCTTTGGTTATACCGAAAAACCGATTGTCCAGCCTATTTCGTTGCGGCTACATCCCCTAAATGAAAAAGGCGCTTTTGCTTGGGCTGAAACTCATCTGGAAGAATTAGTAACTTTTTACCAGGCTAATCCGGGGGCGAAGGGGGTTTTTATTGCGAACTCGGTTGCCACTGCTAAACGCCTAACCAAGTTTTATCAAGCGGAATTAGAGCAGAAACATGGTATTAAGGTTGGCGAAAATACGGGTCTGACCTCTCGCGAGGAGCGTGACCGAGTGATGGGGCAAGACTCGGCGGTACAACTTATCATCGCAACCAGTACAATAGATGTGGGAGTGGATTTCAAAATAAACCTGCTTATTTTCGAGTCATCCAACGCCGGAACCTTTATCCAACGCTTAGGTCGGTTAGGTCGCCATGAGGGTTGGCAAGAGTATCGAGCTTATGCCCTCTTACCAGATTGGATAGTCGGGAAATTTGCTGCTCGCTTTGGAGATATCGGAACAAGCGTGCCACGGCTGGATTTTCTGGCGGCGATACAAGGGAGCGACAAACTGACAACGAAACCAGATGCTGCCGCCGATGCTGGAGCGATTTTTCAACCTGACCAAGAATTCAAAAATTACGCATCCAAATGGGGCTGTTTGCAAACCGCCGCTATTATCGTCAAGGCTCAGAGCAAACTTGGCGGCTTTAAATCAACTGGGGATGATGTTAAAAACCTCCGAGAGCAATACAACCGCCAGTATGGGGTAAAGGAAGGAGAAGATAATACAAAACGTTGGGTTGCAAAATATTTGGAGTTGTGGGGTAAACCGGAAGATACCAATAAAAAAGAACGCAAGATTTTGGAGGAATTGACCAGTTTTCGGGGAAGAAGCCCGCTGGCATGCGGTATTTATGATGAAACGGACGGTCACTTTAAAACTTACGATTTGTTTTTTTTGCTGGCAAATACCGAGTTTATCCCAATGTCGGAGAGTGAGTTCAGGCGCAAGGCGGGAGATGATTTCGCCAAATACCAGAGCCGCGAACTAAAACTCTATGTGCGCTTGAAAAGCTATCTGGAGGAGCGCGAAAGTTTCACTCTATATAACTCGCGCTCTTTCAAGGATAAGCTTAACCAGATAAATGTCTTTGATAACTTCACAATTCAGGACAACCGCACCCTAGCCTTGCTGCCCGATGACTCGGTTAACGATAGGTTGGCTGAACTTTCACTGGTATCTCTGGTAGTAGGAGATAAACCCAAAGATTTCAAACGTAGAAAAGCCTTAAGCCCCTTGTTTCCGGTTTATACCGTGAAAGATAAAAACGGCCTGTTGCGGAGTGTGGTTTTTGGAATGGACGCATTATTAGCCCATTCGCTGGTTTTTTACGAAAAACCTAGCGATGAGGATTCTATCTTTATCTGTTAA
- the cas5d gene encoding type I-D CRISPR-associated protein Cas5/Csc1: MAKYVARCLLTLHDNLYYASRELGRFYETEKYLHNYGLTYALGLVKPAPAYFNSVQVPRYQEELKLERVRGCYVTPARPLKVDFAFNTFKMATVPYYSFTPQVIENRVVFGRAKELAPESVFEFFVFAPQKLNLPRWVRLGKWMAKAEVDSQWYELGSSEAPVVEVNQPQLIDCPLNPLDIPRQRLFSYDVIPMPPVSLLANPSVTGACCRLGKERDSKLLPLNMGFFAGEGTGK; this comes from the coding sequence ATGGCTAAATATGTAGCCCGTTGTCTTTTGACCTTGCATGATAATCTCTACTATGCTAGCCGGGAGTTAGGGCGGTTTTATGAAACGGAAAAATACCTGCACAATTATGGTCTGACCTATGCGTTAGGTCTGGTGAAACCCGCTCCAGCCTATTTCAATAGTGTGCAAGTGCCGCGTTATCAGGAGGAGTTAAAACTAGAGCGGGTGCGGGGTTGTTATGTCACCCCTGCCCGCCCGCTCAAGGTAGATTTTGCTTTTAATACCTTCAAGATGGCGACTGTGCCATATTATAGTTTTACTCCCCAAGTAATCGAAAATCGGGTGGTGTTTGGTCGCGCCAAAGAATTAGCTCCCGAGTCAGTTTTTGAGTTTTTTGTCTTTGCCCCTCAGAAGTTAAATTTGCCGCGGTGGGTACGGCTGGGGAAGTGGATGGCAAAAGCTGAGGTTGATAGCCAATGGTATGAGTTGGGTAGTAGTGAAGCTCCTGTTGTGGAAGTAAACCAACCCCAACTTATAGACTGTCCGCTTAATCCACTGGACATACCGCGCCAACGTCTTTTTTCTTATGATGTTATCCCAATGCCGCCTGTCAGTTTGCTGGCTAATCCCAGCGTTACGGGAGCGTGCTGCCGGCTAGGAAAAGAGCGTGATAGCAAGTTACTTCCCTTGAATATGGGCTTTTTTGCCGGGGAGGGAACTGGAAAATGA
- the cas4 gene encoding CRISPR-associated protein Cas4, with amino-acid sequence MKQTEPETIALSYLNALEYCPRRFYYEFVEGDMLVNEFVLAGTLLHEQADQPGHRTTAEGEVQINHLYLASEKLRLTGFADIVEEQDGQFIPVEYKHGRQGKWLNDHVQLCAQALCLEERQPDKPLIAYGFVFYFGSRRRVRVDFTPELRARTEELIRRAFEIAVQPSPPRPLDGKMAVRCRDCSLAPLCLPEEVKQLNSHKGGWLADSLSD; translated from the coding sequence ATGAAACAAACTGAACCTGAGACAATTGCATTATCCTATTTGAATGCTTTGGAATATTGCCCACGACGTTTCTATTACGAGTTTGTCGAGGGCGATATGCTGGTCAATGAATTTGTGTTAGCCGGTACGCTGTTGCATGAACAAGCTGACCAACCGGGTCACCGCACCACTGCTGAGGGCGAGGTGCAGATTAACCATCTTTATCTTGCCAGCGAGAAACTGCGCTTGACCGGGTTCGCCGATATAGTGGAGGAACAAGACGGGCAGTTTATTCCGGTGGAATATAAACACGGACGACAGGGCAAATGGTTAAACGATCATGTACAGCTTTGCGCGCAGGCTTTATGTTTGGAAGAACGTCAACCCGATAAGCCGCTCATTGCTTACGGTTTTGTTTTTTATTTTGGTTCACGACGGCGAGTGCGGGTAGATTTCACACCAGAATTGCGAGCCAGAACCGAGGAGCTTATCCGGCGGGCTTTTGAAATTGCGGTACAGCCTAGCCCGCCCCGACCGCTGGATGGCAAAATGGCAGTGCGCTGCCGGGATTGTAGTCTGGCTCCACTCTGTCTACCAGAAGAAGTTAAACAGTTAAATTCACACAAAGGAGGCTGGCTTGCCGACTCTTTATCTGACTGA